CTAATCTCTGCAGCTACTGGTAGCTTGGCAAATCAGGTAATCTATTCGGCGATTGCTCAATTCCCCCATTTAACCACTAAGATTGTCACGCATACGTTTATTGATTCCGCAGAACAAATCGATGCGATTCTGAAGAAAGCGAGCGGCAGCGATTGTTGGATTTTTCACGCACTGCTCAACCCAGAGTTGACGCAGTTGGTCCGGGTTCGTTGCCAAGACCGCGGAATACCCGAATACAGTTTAACGGATACGGTCATCCGTTTTGTTGCGGATGCTTCGAATTGTGAACCAGCGTTTGAGCCAGCAAACCGGTTGGACGAAGAGTACTTTCGCAGACTCGATACGTTGGAGTTTACGCTTCAACACGACGACTCGCGGCGACTTGAAACCGTCGGCGAAGCTGACATTATCCTTATCGGTCTTAGCCGAGTTAGTAAAACACCTACATCGATTGTGCTCGGTGAACTCGGGTTTAAGGTGGCAAACGTTTCGATCGCGATCGAGTCGGGCATTCCTGAAGAGATCAAGAAGAGTTATCGCGATAAGACCGTTGCATTGACAATACAACCGAAGCGGCTTTACGAGATCCGGTCTCGCCGAATGTCGATCAATAAGTTCGACAAGGCAATTCGAAAAGCAAGTCCGGTGGAGCACCGCTATACCGATTTGAAGAGCATTATCCGCGAAGTCATGGAAGCTGAACAAATATACCGACAGCGGAAATACAAAATGGTCGACATCACCGACCAACCGATCGAAGCAACGGTCGTGCGTGTCCTGGAAGCTTTGGGTTTAGATCGTCCCAAGGGCTGAGGACGACGTTTAGTTA
The DNA window shown above is from Novipirellula aureliae and carries:
- a CDS encoding kinase/pyrophosphorylase, producing MKKSTKANQSNGKKSVTLHLISAATGSLANQVIYSAIAQFPHLTTKIVTHTFIDSAEQIDAILKKASGSDCWIFHALLNPELTQLVRVRCQDRGIPEYSLTDTVIRFVADASNCEPAFEPANRLDEEYFRRLDTLEFTLQHDDSRRLETVGEADIILIGLSRVSKTPTSIVLGELGFKVANVSIAIESGIPEEIKKSYRDKTVALTIQPKRLYEIRSRRMSINKFDKAIRKASPVEHRYTDLKSIIREVMEAEQIYRQRKYKMVDITDQPIEATVVRVLEALGLDRPKG